The Phycisphaeraceae bacterium genome has a segment encoding these proteins:
- a CDS encoding aspartate 1-decarboxylase, protein MFRAVLHSKIHRAVVTEARIDYVGSITIDADLLEASGMRPNDQVVIANCNTGSRFETYVFRGEAGSRQIIINGAAGHLASKGDVVIIMHYAFMNDDEYRLHKPRAVLMKPDNTIDEIIRYDNR, encoded by the coding sequence ATGTTTCGTGCAGTCCTTCACTCCAAAATCCACCGAGCCGTCGTCACCGAAGCACGCATCGACTACGTCGGCTCCATCACCATCGACGCCGACCTCCTCGAAGCCAGCGGCATGCGCCCAAACGACCAGGTCGTCATCGCCAACTGCAACACCGGCTCACGCTTCGAGACCTATGTCTTCCGCGGCGAAGCCGGCTCACGACAAATCATCATCAACGGTGCCGCAGGCCACCTCGCCTCAAAAGGCGATGTCGTCATCATCATGCACTACGCTTTCATGAACGACGACGAATACCGCCTCCACAAACCCCGCGCCGTCCTCATGAAGCCCGACAACACAATCGACGAAATCATCCGCTACGACAACCGCTGA
- a CDS encoding TolC family protein, which produces MASRILACAACAVAPLMVAGCSSPFDQRPDLSRSFERTAPEGVRDAPPSRYRDNTESAAAAPELSEIASPEEYIRYALYHSPEVEAAFQRWRAASERLPQVSALPDPRLAFGYYIEEVQTRTGPQEARIGVEQTFPWLGTLQDREDAAAKAAMAAWREFEAIRLKVAERVVITLHDLAYLDGTIAITRENLELLRSFEGVMRARYRVGSGSHPELIRVQVELGQVEDRVTQLEAMRPPYVAELNAALNRPMDAEVPRAVHIEGRVASVDAAELSEIARRRNPVLLALDEEIEQQRYLGDVARKEGLPDLTVGLDYVFTGDAINPMTPGSGDDPILLRFGINVPLWRDKYDAGVREAMARRLAVAHERADRANRIAAGIQRAWFEHTDANRRVGLYENTLIPKAEESLRASLAGFRAGDASFLDLLDTERTLLEFAVAAERARADRGKALARLNTLVGEPVPTTPAQNVATPIDANEVEP; this is translated from the coding sequence ATGGCGTCGCGAATCCTCGCGTGCGCGGCGTGTGCCGTTGCACCGCTAATGGTGGCGGGATGCTCTTCCCCGTTCGACCAGAGGCCAGACTTATCAAGGTCGTTCGAGCGCACCGCGCCAGAGGGTGTTCGGGATGCTCCGCCTTCTCGGTATCGAGACAACACCGAAAGCGCGGCGGCAGCGCCAGAGCTCTCCGAAATCGCTTCGCCTGAGGAGTACATTCGGTACGCCCTCTACCACAGCCCGGAGGTCGAAGCCGCGTTCCAGCGCTGGCGGGCGGCTTCGGAGCGCCTGCCGCAGGTGTCTGCGCTCCCTGACCCGAGGCTAGCATTCGGGTACTACATCGAAGAAGTGCAGACTCGCACCGGGCCGCAGGAAGCGCGCATCGGCGTCGAGCAGACGTTCCCGTGGCTGGGCACGCTGCAAGACCGTGAGGACGCCGCGGCGAAGGCGGCCATGGCCGCGTGGCGTGAGTTCGAAGCGATCCGGCTGAAGGTGGCCGAGCGAGTGGTCATCACGCTCCACGACCTCGCGTACCTGGACGGGACGATCGCGATCACCCGCGAGAATCTTGAGTTGCTCCGGTCGTTCGAGGGTGTGATGCGTGCTCGGTACCGCGTCGGGTCTGGCTCCCATCCCGAGCTTATTCGTGTCCAGGTCGAACTCGGGCAGGTCGAAGACCGAGTGACGCAGCTCGAAGCCATGCGGCCGCCGTACGTCGCCGAACTGAACGCGGCGCTCAACCGTCCAATGGACGCCGAAGTGCCGCGGGCTGTCCACATCGAAGGACGTGTTGCGAGCGTCGATGCAGCCGAGCTCTCCGAGATTGCCCGCCGCCGAAACCCGGTACTGCTCGCACTCGACGAGGAGATCGAGCAGCAGCGCTACTTGGGTGACGTTGCGCGGAAGGAAGGGCTTCCCGACTTGACCGTCGGCCTCGACTACGTCTTCACGGGCGATGCGATCAATCCCATGACTCCCGGAAGCGGCGACGACCCGATTCTCTTGCGCTTCGGCATCAACGTTCCGCTCTGGCGGGACAAGTACGACGCCGGCGTGCGTGAGGCGATGGCGCGTCGTCTCGCGGTCGCGCACGAGCGCGCCGACCGAGCCAACCGGATCGCGGCGGGGATTCAGCGTGCATGGTTCGAGCACACGGACGCCAACCGGCGCGTCGGCCTTTACGAGAACACGTTGATTCCCAAGGCAGAGGAATCCCTCCGCGCATCGCTCGCCGGTTTCCGAGCCGGTGATGCCAGCTTCCTCGATCTGCTTGACACGGAGCGCACGCTGCTGGAGTTCGCGGTCGCCGCCGAACGCGCTCGGGCCGACCGAGGCAAGGCGCTCGCACGGTTGAACACGCTCGTGGGTGAGCCGGTGCCGACGACGCCAGCTCAGAACGTAGCTACACCGATCGACGCCAACGAGGTGGAACCATGA
- a CDS encoding efflux RND transporter periplasmic adaptor subunit, which yields MNRIAQRARGVLAWVWKHTAASVAVILIVAALVIGYRLGRPAPEPKPETAQAGADAQTGQPQVYTCSMHPSVRLLDPNAKCPICFMDLIPVTDDGGEGNELRVTMSESAAATSRIETATVGRFFPTASTRLYGKVTYDETLVARLTAYFPGRIERLFVNYIGVPVTKGDHMAELYSPDLLAAFEELRQAMASARDIRGTSELVRSATQDTLVASREKLRLFGLTADQIASVEDGSFSSDRLTIFAPIGGVVTHLAVREGDYLQTGSPIATIADLSRLWLDMEAYESQLPLLRWGQRVTFTVEAHPGETFEGHISFIEPMVDERTRTAAVRVAVDNSNERLKPGMFVSAVARTRVAEGGAVVNDELAGRWVSPMHPTIVKDEPGTCDICGMDLVSAESLGVVGDPAEVREPLVIPRSAVLFTGTRSVVYVAVPDAEKPTYEGREVLLGPRTGDFYLVREGLREGERVVVNGAFRIDSAMQIAAKPSMMTPGGGGGGNPHAGHGEMAGGSMPAMPERVTVPDSFVFALKPIYAAYLDAQESLAADDLGGFAQAAADLRTALGFVEEAGLVGEPLGAWRRAAAKLRVTDAITDIAVARTRFEDMSEAVVALQRRFGHRGSESWNLAHCPMAFDNKGADWLQRGTQINNPYFGASMLRCGEIRETFLPVDQIPVNGNMEGHDHE from the coding sequence ATGAATCGAATCGCACAGAGAGCTCGCGGTGTGCTGGCGTGGGTGTGGAAGCACACCGCCGCGAGCGTCGCCGTCATCTTGATCGTCGCAGCATTGGTCATCGGGTATCGGCTCGGCCGTCCCGCGCCGGAGCCGAAGCCGGAGACCGCTCAGGCCGGCGCTGATGCCCAGACCGGCCAGCCGCAGGTGTACACATGCTCGATGCACCCGTCGGTGCGGCTCCTCGACCCGAACGCCAAATGCCCGATCTGCTTCATGGACCTGATCCCCGTCACTGACGACGGCGGGGAGGGCAACGAGCTTCGGGTCACGATGAGCGAATCCGCGGCCGCGACGAGTCGAATCGAGACGGCAACAGTCGGCCGATTCTTTCCGACGGCATCGACGCGTCTCTACGGAAAGGTGACATACGACGAGACCTTGGTCGCCCGCCTGACAGCCTACTTCCCCGGTCGGATCGAACGGCTCTTCGTCAACTACATTGGGGTGCCGGTCACGAAGGGTGACCACATGGCCGAACTCTACAGCCCCGACCTGCTCGCGGCGTTCGAAGAACTCCGTCAGGCGATGGCCTCGGCTCGGGACATCAGGGGAACGAGTGAACTCGTCCGTTCCGCCACACAGGACACCCTCGTCGCGTCTAGGGAAAAACTCCGGCTGTTCGGGCTCACAGCGGATCAGATCGCTTCAGTCGAGGACGGCTCGTTCAGCTCAGACAGGCTGACGATCTTCGCACCCATCGGTGGAGTCGTCACCCATCTGGCGGTTCGCGAGGGTGATTATCTCCAAACCGGATCTCCGATTGCAACCATCGCGGATCTCTCCAGACTGTGGCTCGACATGGAAGCGTACGAATCGCAGCTTCCACTGCTTCGCTGGGGTCAGCGGGTCACATTCACGGTCGAAGCACACCCCGGGGAGACTTTCGAGGGGCACATCTCGTTCATCGAACCAATGGTCGATGAGCGAACCCGGACCGCGGCGGTCCGCGTGGCGGTTGACAACTCGAACGAGAGACTCAAGCCGGGAATGTTCGTCTCGGCGGTTGCTCGTACGCGAGTCGCCGAAGGCGGCGCGGTCGTCAACGACGAACTCGCCGGACGGTGGGTCAGCCCGATGCACCCGACGATCGTCAAGGACGAACCGGGCACCTGTGACATATGCGGGATGGACCTCGTGTCCGCCGAATCGCTCGGAGTCGTGGGCGACCCGGCGGAGGTTCGAGAGCCATTGGTGATACCGCGTTCGGCCGTGCTGTTCACCGGCACGCGTTCGGTGGTCTATGTCGCCGTGCCGGATGCCGAGAAGCCGACCTACGAAGGTCGGGAAGTGCTGCTGGGGCCGAGGACGGGCGACTTCTACCTCGTCCGCGAGGGGCTCCGCGAGGGTGAGCGCGTCGTGGTCAACGGCGCGTTCCGCATCGACAGCGCCATGCAGATCGCGGCGAAGCCGAGCATGATGACGCCCGGCGGTGGCGGCGGCGGCAACCCGCACGCGGGGCACGGCGAGATGGCGGGCGGATCCATGCCCGCGATGCCTGAGCGTGTCACAGTACCGGACAGCTTTGTGTTCGCGCTCAAACCGATCTACGCGGCCTATCTGGATGCGCAAGAATCTCTCGCGGCCGACGATCTGGGCGGGTTCGCCCAGGCGGCTGCTGACCTGCGGACCGCACTTGGTTTCGTCGAGGAGGCCGGGCTCGTGGGCGAGCCGCTCGGCGCGTGGCGTCGGGCCGCGGCCAAACTCCGCGTAACGGACGCAATCACCGACATCGCGGTCGCACGGACCCGATTCGAGGACATGAGCGAAGCCGTAGTCGCGTTGCAACGTCGCTTCGGTCATCGGGGCAGCGAGTCTTGGAATCTCGCCCACTGTCCGATGGCATTCGACAACAAGGGCGCGGACTGGCTCCAGCGCGGCACGCAGATCAACAACCCGTATTTCGGGGCGTCTATGCTCCGTTGCGGCGAGATTCGAGAAACATTCTTGCCGGTCGACCAGATCCCAGTGAATGGCAACATGGAGGGTCACGACCATGAGTGA